In the genome of Tsukamurella paurometabola DSM 20162, the window CTGGGTGGGCATCGGCGCCACCCTCACAGTGGTCTACGCGATGCTCACCGGCGAAGAACCGGCGACGCTGATCAAGGTGTTGTGCATCGTCGCCATCGTGGGCGGCGTGGTCGGGCTCAAACTCGCGCACTGACCGTGTTCGACGGTGCGCCGCGCGTGTGCGCGGCCACCGCGCGCACGCCGCCGTAGGTCGCGATCCGCAGTAACCACTCGGCGGGTCCGTACCGGAATCGGTTGGCGGCGAATGATGTTGACAGCGAAGATGCCGCCGAGCGCGAATCCGCGCAGTGCGTCGAGGGGCTCGATCCGAGGCGCGGGAGCCGACGTGACCATGCGACGAACGCTAGGCCGGGCCCACTGCCGCGACCTCCGGGATGCCCCGGAGATCGTCAGGCTGCTACCGGGGCGAGTCGGCCTGCGGGGTCGAGCACCTGCTCGACGGCGCCGTGACGCTGCTCCGCGCGCAGCAGGGCGGTGTCCCACTGCTCGGGGTCGCTCAGGTCGGCGACGAGGGCGTACACCTCGCCCGAGAGCACGGCGACGACGTCGCGGAAGTTTTCGCCCACCGCTGTCACCCGGGTTCCGGCACGAGTCAGGTCACCCACCAGCTCCACCGTGGCCTTCGTGCCGTCCAGCACCACGACCACGCTCTTGACGGAAACGTTCTCCATGTCCTGCTCCCTTCGCCGGTGCGGGTGTTCCCCGCCGGTACGAGATCACCGTAAGCGGTGAATCCCGCTGCGGCGCCGCCAGAACGCTGTGAACGTGTCAACAGTTCGTTAACAAGAAGCAACAACCAACGTTTTCGCAGGTCAACCGCGAAGAAGCCCGATCGCGACACCGTCCAAAATGTCGTGTTCACTCACCATGAGCTCCGTCACACCTGCCGCCGCGAGGCGTTCGGCGAGCGCGATCACCACGAGCGCACCGCCGCCGATCACGTCGGCGCGTCCCGGATGCATCGGGCCCAGCGCGAGCCGCTGCGCCGAAGGCATGCCGACCAGCCGGGCGCACAGATCGACGAGCCGGTCGAGCGGCACCCGAGCACCGTGGATCCGGGCCGGGTCGTAGTCCGCGAGGCCGAGATCGAGCGCCGCGAGCGTGGTGAAGGTTCCGGCCACGCCGATCCAGGTGCGGACCCCAGTCAGGGGAACGACCTCGGTCGCCTGGTCGAGCGCGGCGTCGATCACGCCGCGCGCCGCGGCGATCTCCGCATCGGTGGGCGGATCGGACGGCAGGGCCCGTTCCGTGATCCGGACGCAACCGATGTTCGCCGAGTAGGCATCGGCGACGACGCCCGCAGAACCCGAGACCAGTTCGGTGGAGCCGCCACCGAGGTCGACCACGAGTACCGGATCGGTCGCCGAGAGTCCCGCGGTGGCACCGAGATACGACAATTCTGCCTCCTCGGTCCCGGCGATCACCTCGGCCTGCGCACCGGGCGTGATCCGGCCCAGCGCGGCGGCGGTGAGGGCGAGGAAGGTGTCGCGATTGGACACGTCACGGGCGGCGGAGGTGGCCACCATCCGAACGGCACCGGCACCGAGGCGCAATGCGGTGTCCACGTAGTCGTCGAGCGCCGCGCGCACCCGGTCGAGGGCCTCATCGGCGAACCTCCCGGTGGCGTCCACCCCCTGACCCAGCCGGACGATCCGCATCTCGCGGGTCAGTTCGATGAGACCGTCGCGCTCCTGCCGCGCGACGTAGAGGCGGATGCTGTTGGTGCCGCAGTCGATCGCGGCCACCGTCGTTCCGACGGCAGCGGTCACTGCTGGCCCCAGGGGTAGCGGGACTCCGGCCAGTCCGCGGGGATCGCGCTCCCGCGCAGGCCGGCCGCGGCGGCGAGCGCCACCGCCTCGTCGCCTAACCAGACAGTGCCCGGCCCCTCGGCCAGTGCGTACGCGATGAGCACGTGCAGGCATTTGACCCGGTCGGGCATGCCGCCGCCGGTGAAGTCGGTGCCCAAGTCGTCCAGCGCATTCCGCGACGCGAGATAGTGCGCGTGCGCGGCGCGGTAGTTCGCCGCGACCTCGGGATCGGAGGCGAGCAGCGCCTCCATCTCGCGCATCACGCCGGCGCTCTCCTGCCGGCTGGCCTCGGCCGTGAGCCGAGGATCGGTCAGGTAGTACAGCGTGGGGAACGGCGTTCCGTCGGGAAGGCGGGGCGCGGTCTTCACCACGGCCGGCTCACCGTCGGGCGTGCGGTAGGCCACGGCGAGCACACCGCGCGGTGTGCGACCGAGCTGCTCGGCGACCCGATCGAGGTCTGCCTGCGGCACGGCGTCGTCGGCGCCCATCAGTGCGGC includes:
- a CDS encoding Ppx/GppA phosphatase family protein, with the translated sequence MTAAVGTTVAAIDCGTNSIRLYVARQERDGLIELTREMRIVRLGQGVDATGRFADEALDRVRAALDDYVDTALRLGAGAVRMVATSAARDVSNRDTFLALTAAALGRITPGAQAEVIAGTEEAELSYLGATAGLSATDPVLVVDLGGGSTELVSGSAGVVADAYSANIGCVRITERALPSDPPTDAEIAAARGVIDAALDQATEVVPLTGVRTWIGVAGTFTTLAALDLGLADYDPARIHGARVPLDRLVDLCARLVGMPSAQRLALGPMHPGRADVIGGGALVVIALAERLAAAGVTELMVSEHDILDGVAIGLLRG
- a CDS encoding DUF501 domain-containing protein, which produces MGADDAVPQADLDRVAEQLGRTPRGVLAVAYRTPDGEPAVVKTAPRLPDGTPFPTLYYLTDPRLTAEASRQESAGVMREMEALLASDPEVAANYRAAHAHYLASRNALDDLGTDFTGGGMPDRVKCLHVLIAYALAEGPGTVWLGDEAVALAAAAGLRGSAIPADWPESRYPWGQQ